The following proteins are encoded in a genomic region of Garra rufa chromosome 22, GarRuf1.0, whole genome shotgun sequence:
- the atoh1c gene encoding uncharacterized protein atoh1c, whose product MEQDLIDFSEDIDIQLPVYPELSACVDFLPILPQLPPSSSPTASALPPLLPVSPSAHPQPTISHTTLTHPPLITCGLSPINTALLFSGGSVHPQAFSMPRPDSSYAQFIWREADRARSDPRPGAAAGWREERMQGRVSCDPCALVQIRLSGLTYPDEDQSAIARARRRRRLAANARERRRMLGLNVAFDRLRSVIPNVESDRKLSKSETLQMAQIYISTLSELLEERDCDPELSCPMLATGVQDQIVKGSMPTEDTKPEEKTIPTCRIRTYAGNFGRPNCCDPKTPELLVDSHYMERSNGAK is encoded by the exons ATGGAACAAGACTTGATTGATTTCTCTGAAGATATAGACATTCAACTTCCTGTGTACCCTGAGCTGTCTGCCTGTGTGGATTTCCTACCCATTCTCCCTCAGTTACCCCCGTCAAGCAGCCCCACTGCTTCAGCCCTGCCACCGCTGCTTCCtgtcagcccctcagctcaccctcagcccaccatct CGCACACGACCCTCACACACCCGCCCCTCATTACGTGTGGCCTCTCCCCAATAAATACAGCTCTTCTGTTCTCCGGAGGGTCAGTTCATCCTCAAGCGTTCAGCATGCCCCGTCCAGACAGCTCTTACGCGCAGTTTATCTGGAGAGAGGCAGACAGAGCCCGCTCGGACCCACGTCCCGGAGCCGCAGCAGGCTGGAGGGAGGAGAGAATGCAGGGCAGGGTAAGCTGCGACCCATGCGCTCTCGTCCAAATCAGACTCTCCGGACTCACATATCCTGACGAAGACCAGAGCGCCATCGCCCGAGCTCGGAGACGCCGCAGACTGGCCGCCAACGCCCGTGAGAGGAGGAGAATGCTGGGGTTGAACGTGGCCTTTGACCGCCTGAGGAGCGTCATTCCTAATGTGGAGAGCGACAGGAAGCTTTCCAAGTCTGAGACGCTTCAGATGGCACAGATCTACATCAGTACTCTGAGCGAGCTGCTGGAGGAAAGAGACTGCGACCCGGAACTCAGTTGCCCGATGCTGGCGACAGGCGTGCAGGATCAGATCGTAAAGGGTTCAATGCCAACCGAAGACACCAAACCAGAGGAGAAAACCATTCCAACCTGTAGGATAAGAACATATGCTGGGAATTTCGGACGTCCAAATTGTTGTGATCCCAAAACACCTGAACTCTTAGTGGATTCTCATTATATGGAAAGGAGCAATGGAGCAAAATGA